The genomic segment gttttgtcttgtgttgaaattgtatttttgttttgtttttttagcttgtaggatgcttgtacacaagattattcttacgtaatatagcatattttctttctttctttctatttgTTATCAGACTCGTTAGAAATATGTTGGCCTAGCTACATAAAGGATTTAAAACACACCCCATTGAAATCAATATAGGGCACCGTAGACTTAAATTGTGATATGGTACAGAAAACGGCTTGGTATTTTATAGGTGAATTAGGCTGGCATGgcacattttgtaatatttaggTCCTGCAAAAAAGGCATTAGGGAGAGTAAGCCTTGGAGAGTCGCCTTTCTTTTACTAGAATGGCATTCTACCTAAAGAGGGTAAATGAGCTTATAGCAGAGATAAAAATTAGGGTGACCTGGATTtgcagaaaaaacttttaaacctACCTGttaataagattttattttaatttgtattgaaATTGGAACTAAACATTGAAAAACTCTGTTTAGTGTACGaaaatatattctatttttttaaatcaactctattttaatatattaatattattcggAATAACTATTATTAACCGACACCTCacatataaaatagttttaagggGCAATAAGAGACATATAATAtccttttaaaatctttatttaaccttttaagtaatttagaacggaaagtattatttttattaatatatttttggtaTCACCCGAAAGGTTTTACAATTCCGATCAAAATATACTATATACAAGATGATCACTTTCAATGTAATTACCATGGGAttagatagattttttttaatcttcaaTTCTTTCTCAAGTTATTGCAAATAAGTtagtattacttttatttttttataaattttttaaaatatttgacaatattCATGAAACATTCACTGAATTTACATTATTATCCAACAATTTCTTTCATACTCATAAGTACACTTAAAGTGATCACTTATAGTTTTCATCTGTTAAGTAGAGAATCCGATGACAATATATGCAAATATAAATTATGATTATGTATACTTATGTATGTATACTTATATAaatgtatacatatataatttattacggTTGAAATACCTTAATACGTATTCTAAACTAAACCAAATGAGATTTTTCTCGAAAAGGATCTGGTGTCTAAATAACTAGTGATTTTTAAATGGATAcaacacattttataaaaatgtatatgtaaGATAAGTTGCGATGatattagttttgaaaaaatgactataaTGAGTATAACAGTAATTAAGAccaatttttattggttatttaaAAATCGTAAGAGTCGTTTTCGCCTTTTCGTACTTTGAAAATGAATTTGTAAATGATTCCAGCTAGGATGCCTCCGAGGATTGGTCCGACCCAGTAGatctaaaaaaggaaaaaataggttacaaaaattaaaattaggttaATTTAAGACGAAAATTTGTCCTTAGTATgagatttttttcatattaatatttgttttaataaccCTTGAATATACCGGTATGGAAACGAAAgccagaatttatttttataccttcttttatttccataaaatcAGATACCAAGAAACAAGTTTGAACAAGAAAagcaagaaaatatttaatacaaaatttcaattgTGAACACGAAATTGATATGAAATATATGGTCATAAAATGATTTGACTCGGATTATTTTATCCATCATATTTGGAATTATATTTCAATTCCTAAAAGTGTATCTGTGGCTTAATTATTCcataaaattgcaataattaaataaataaaattatttttcctaggGCAGCAAACTTACCAAACTTTGTATACTTTAAACAAAACTTAGTGCCgtagcttttttttatttttgaatatttactgCCTTTTATTATACCTACTCTTctttaagaagaattttaatttttttttcagaaaaaaatattttatttccttcatataaaatatgtttaggGATTTTGGCCAAAGAACaatgaataaatgaaaaatgtgaGGAATTTGAAGTGCTGAAAGGAAGAGCAtaagaaaataaaggaaatgGTAGAAAGAAACAGAAAATGTAACCTGTGTGTTGCTAAACTTGACGAATATAACAGGGCAGTTGTAAGTAATAAGAATTTTGCAGTAATAAGACTTCTGATTCTGAAAAAAGCAACCACAAATAAATACGATAAATTAGATTTATAAGTTTAATGAGTCATCTCCTCAAAATCATTCATGCAATGATATTTTCGACAGAGAACGGAAGCTCTAGGCCCTCTGGCAAaataaaaggaaacaaaaaGTCCTTTGCCTGGacgttttgtttcaaaaatgtAGAGACCAGAAAGGAAGGTATATACATGCtttatagattataaaaaagcaTTCGATCGAGTAGATCATGGGAAACTTTTAGGGATATTAGAGTTTGTTGTTCGTTGTGCACCTTGTATCCTCTACTGCGACACTACTGCTCTAGGAATAACCAGCAACTATACAAAAAGGTGGCAAACCAGGTTGTATTTTTTCGccaatgttatttaatttacacTCTGAACATATTTTTAAGGTGGCAGTAAAAGACGCAAATGATGGGTCTAAGGTCAACGGTAAAACGCTTAACAACCGTAGATTACAGGTATGCTGATGACCgcgataataactaatagtccAGAAGCCCTGCAACGCTTGCTAAACCAACTTACTACAATCGGAGATCGTTACGGCCTTAAAATTAATACCACTAAAACAAAAATCCTTATAATATCAAAAACTCCAGAACCACCAGTAGATATTAGTATTTATGAATAGAAGTGGTTAATAAATTCAACTATTTGGGGATCTGGATTAACAATATTCTGGACCCAGAAGTAGAGAATATAGCCAGGATCAAGCAAGAACCTACGGTCAACTAAATGCGGTCACTATTGTGTAATGCAACTCTAAGTCTGAATCTTAGATATCTTTTTGTGAAATGTACACGCAGTCTTTCTGTATGACTGTGAAGCGCATACCTTAAAGGCGCCATTAATAGAATAGAAGAGAATAAAAGCCCTTGAGATGTGGAgactttttaagatattttagaCGGCGCATGTCATAAGCGAGGAGCTGGAAGTACGAGAGAAAATTGATACACGAGGTCAGAAAAAAGAACACCGCCTATTTGGGTCATATAATGTGTGGAAGAAAATATGGGCcctcaaaattaatttttgaaggaaAAGTAGATAAGCATTTATGCTTAAAAAGCATTAGAGACTGGACTAGTACGGATGCTCACTCTCTATGTTAGAGTGCCGAGGATCGTAAGGATCTTCTCCGATACTGTTGCCAATCTTTATAGATGAAGACGGCACCCTAAGAAGAAGAAAGGATTTTGCCGAGAGTTCATGACATAGAATtcaatcataataataaaacgaaatcaatttattagttttaatgaaaaaatgaaataaaatttaaacaaaattaattgaaaataatagcccagattttaagtttttgatgaACGTTTCACCTCGCACCTAATTGGAAGTTATTTGTACGAAACTCTCGGCGGATGATGTGAAAATTAGGCCACACAGGAATAATCCTTCCGATATTTGACAGTAACCTCAACCAAATGAGCTACTTTGCAAAAAGTGATCAATGGAAAAAAGTTAGCTAAAATCAACAAGATCAATGGAAAAAAGCTAGCAATAGTAAACAAGACAGTTATTTGATGTAGATAAGGCTGATTAGCCTAAAATTTGCAAAGGCTACTAGCTGCAGTGGGGAACAATATCTCCTAAGCtgaagtattaattttattaatatatgatTGGAAAATCCTAAATCGCAGATATCGTAATACATTTGCATCTTCTGACATAGCCGAAACTTACTAAGCCTTTCATGGATAATAAAGTGACCTCCAAGCTAATGCTAAGGTGTATAAAAGTCCTATATAGACAGGTGAAGGAGACCTGTAGGCAATAGTTTGGCTGGGTGTCTAGCCTCTTAGATAATGCTGTTAATAAAGAGATAGCGCAAAATGCGCAACTACCAGTGAGTTATGAATTTCCATTACGTATAACAACATTTGTACCTATCGCACCGCTAAAGAGACAAACAGCAGCCTAAAAAGCTAAGGCACACACAACTTGTCTTTCTACCGATCTCATCAAACTGCACCTAACCACACataaaatttagcacttaaGAAGTCACCTCCACATCTTAATGTAGTTGATATtggaaagaagaagaagaaactaTATACTAATTTATCGGGGAGTAACAGGCACTCACACTAACATATGCAAGTTGGATTAAatcgtttcattttttctcCAAGCCTATTTGCGGTTAAGCATTGTACATTCATTTCGTGGTGGCTCTTTAATTGAAGAATCAATATTAGGTCCACAAGAAATAAATACCAACTTTACTTTTTGACTCTTTTCGCCTCCCTTCCCCTTAGGGACTCCCCAGAGAATTTACACTACCTCGTTCAAATGTCTGGGCAATCTTTAAAGTTCGTCTAGCAAGATTAAAATACTCAAACTTAAGCAGTTGAATGGCTATGGTATTAGGAACTAGTGTTTGGGATGTGCTGGACACGTAGGGTAGGAGAAAGACATTCCCGACTGTGTCAGGTATTAGGATACAGCGGAGTGGAGGGAAATGAGAGGGCGAACGAATTCGCCAGGCATTCATCATCTCTTTCACAGATCAGCCCCGAGCCATACCCTAGACTAGTAGTAAGGGTcggggagctagagctcggcaagtaggcccAAACAGTCTCTTTCCGCAGCCCCAGAATTACCCACCCTTACACCTCCATTCCCAATATGCGATCTTACTAAGTCGACCCGTCCTTTCAATAAAGACTTGCACGTTGTctccagtccagatctttaagatcttcctaTTGGAGTGTCATTGCTCCGAAAGTTGTTCTTCTCAGACGGCTCCACCTTTTACAAAcacctagtatgtggtatgaagtttcctcccctgtaccgcaatttGGGCAGAGCGGATTTTCTCTTTTAACAAGAAGGTGTAGATTGCCTTGCCACAGTTGTGACTAGTTAGGATGCTTACCAAGTCTTTGATATCCTGTCGGGTCTTTgctagcagtcgccttgctttaaAACTCTTATGTTCTATGCCCTAGATGTGGCGTAGCAGAGAAAACGGCATATCTTTTTATAGAAGAATGCGCAGGATAGGTTAGGATTAGCAGAGGAACCATGAGTTTTTCCTTCCTGCCGCGAGAAGAACTAATGGACCTTTACTGGGACGGCTTACTTTCTTTCATTAGGAGGACTGGTCGTATACTTAGAGAGACTAGGAAGGGTGGCTAGCGGGCCACTTACTTACTTACAGCCATACACTGTCTACTCCCACCATTACAACTACCAGTCTCTGGACACTATCGGTGAGACACTACAGGTTTATTAAATAACCTAGCGCAACAGCCTATGAATGCCTACAACACGGTAAGGATGTATAACTGTTAACGCGTGTTTAATGTTTCTCTCTTATTATCAGTTTTTGTCACAGTTTATCAAAGTGCTATAAGTTGTGTTTGATATCTAAATGTGTGTTTTTAAGTGCTTAATTTGACTGGCTATAACTAAAGTTAATCCCTAGAACAGAATTACATAGAATCAATAAAATGCCAAAGACAGAGGATTTTTAACAACAATACATTGGAATTTCTATTATTGAAGGAACATTCCTACAGTAAATGGACTTCTACCGCTAATATTAGTGTAgcaaatttttatactttttaactgATATTAGTGCAGCGTATTTCagctgaaatattaaattttagtgcctcttttttaatagcaaattGTTTGTGTAACCAGGAAGTAAAGGATGACGGAAGTGTTTGTCTGTCCTTATTGTAATCGCAAATGCAATCGTAATCATGCAGTTATTGAGTGTTCTAGTTGTTTATCGTGGGTTCATAAAGGCTGATCCTTGTTAACAAATACGGAATACGATCTATTGGCTcggaaatttaagaaaaacggGTCTCATAACTGGAGGtgcaaaaattgcaaatcaAATGTAAACAAACGTCTTTCTGCTGGCTCGGGCTCTGACATCGGTCATAATATCACTTCTGTAAGTGTTTCTGGAGACACTGAAAGTCTTAAAAGTGAGGTAAAACTAAAAGAGCAAATGGATAGCcatttaaagaaacaaaatactTCGAATAAGGACATTCTTACAATTATGGTCAGCATTATTGACCTTTTATTGAAGCAAAAACAATGTTTGGAAGGCTCTTTGAAGGAAATTAATGAGAATGTAAGACTTAAAAATGATCGAATTGACGCTCTGGAGTCGAAGATTGAAGAACTTAGTGTTAAAGTCTCTCAGCTTAAGGCGGGTGGAAACAGACAAGAAACAACAAATGCCCCCCTAAACCACTTGTCTGCAGTACAGCAAGTGGACATGTACTCTGAAATTCAAGAGAAATCCtcccgttcaaaaaatattatggtatttaatattaatgaaagTCGTTCTGAGGTGACCAAAGATAGAATAGATTATGACAGAACGCAGATACTTGAGGTCCTAAACACTCTTAACTGGCCTGAAATAACTAACTTCAAAGTCTCTCTAGTTGGAAAAAAGGGTGAGAGGTCTAGGCCAATCAAAGTTACATTTGCTGAACCTGGATCTGCTCTTGCTTGCCTAAAACGCAAACTGAGGCTTTATACCACAACTGTACGCATTAAACCTGATCTGACCCCAACTCAACTAGCCCATTTAAAGCAATTATACTCAGAACTAAATGAGAGAAAGGCCAATGGTGAGAATAATATCggcattaaatataaaaatggtaaTCCGTTTATCACCAAGATTAGCTCCTCTTCAAGTGATGGTCAGTCAAAAAACGGAGTTTAAACCCcctgaaaatatattatcagaATGTTGGTGGTATGAAAACGAAGATCTCAGATTTTAAACAAGCTGTGGCCCTgatgttattattttaactgaaaGCTGGCTTTCGATCAATATAAATGGCTCCGAAATCAACATCAGAGGATATTCAAcatatagaaatagaaaaaataggtGTGTGCTGACAAGTGAAAAGCAGTATGGTGGAGGAGTCGTGATGTTTGTCAGGAGCTCACTTTGTCCCAGGCTAGTGAGGACTGATTTTGAATCTGTTGAacatttgtttgtttgttgcaatTATGGAGGTACCCAACTTATTTTTACAGGAGTTTATATCCCTCCTAATTCTGGCCTTGATGTTTATCAACACCGCTGTGATACTGTAGAGCAAAATTGTTACAATAATCCATCATCCAAATTAGTTCTGTGTGGAGACTACAACCTGCCACATGTCACATGGGGCAGCCATGAAGATCGATTAACTGTAATTGGTCAGCCTGTGGGCCATGCAACCTGTTTAGTAGAGTCCTTTACATTTTTAGATCTTAAGCAATTAATTTCTGTTCCTAATGGACGTAATGTTTACTTAGATTTAGTTTTCAGTCATTTTAAAGAAACCAATTTTATGCGAGCTATTGATTATCTGTTGCCTGAGAGTATGCACCATATTCCTTATGTTGGTGAGATAGCTGTTATGCATCCCCCTCAATTGAAAGTAGAGCATACTTACCTTGATTTCAAAAATGCCATTTATATTGGATTTAACAGCTTTCTTTCCAGTATACAATGAGGTAGTCTTTTTCAGAATAAAAGTATTCAACTCTGTAGTGACACTTTTTATGAAATCATTAATCTGGGTCTAGCTATGTTTGTTCCAATAAAGTGTACAAAAGCTCCAATTTTCCTTCTTACTTTACCTCTGAATTGaggacaaaaataatatttaaaaagcaagCACACCAACAATATAGAATAAGCGGCTACCAGAGGGATTTGCTATTATTTGCTGCAATGCGGTCTGAAGGTAAGATTTTGGCCAAACAAGATTATAACAACTATTTAATCAACACTGAAAGCAATATTACTGGTAACCCTAAAAAGTTCTGGTCATTTGTTAACCAGCAAAGAAAATCTCACAATCTACCTACctgtatgttttataataacaaaagtGCAGATAATAGTAAAGATATAGCTGATTTATTcgcttattttttttctatgtttattGCAACAGTAATGTAAGAACTCCCAATTTTAGTTTAGAGAATAGGCTTGATTTTTCTATTTGTGATATTGGCTTGTCTGAGGTATTTGATGAACTCTCTAAATTACCTAATAAACTTTCCTGTGGACCTAATAAGATACCTGAGTACATGTTAAGAAGACTTAAATATAGTATATCACTtcctttgtttttgttgtttaatagaTCTATATCAGAGGGTAAGCTTCCAAATATATGGAGATTAAGCTATATAATCCCTGTGTATAAGTCTGGTGAGAGGGATTGCATTGAGAACTATAGAAGCATCTCAAGGCAGTCTGCTGTTCCCAAGATTTTGGATGATATTATATGTGATCAGCTTAGGTGGGCGTGCAAGGGGGTGTTTGATGAGAGGCAGCATGGGTTCATTAGTGAATGCAAATCCAAGACTCAAattacttagtttaatttaaaagatatatattatagaaaCTAGCAGCCATAGTATAGCTAGATACAGCCAAGACCAAGCCAAGGCAAAAACTGGACGGCCaaacattaaacatttaaaccttaaattaTTCTCATAGGTGGTCCTAACATAAAACCTTCTAGTATATcctaacatttaatttaaactatttatgaATAATAGTTTTTCTCATCTTTAGTGATGCAAAGAGACAGTCAAAATATAGTCCTGTAACTGTATTAGTTTTGATTTGGTAAGTTTATATAGGTAAAATTGAAGGCTATTGTGTTGGAATACCGAAAGGTAATTTGTCAACCTAGTCATGTAAGAAGTTATCTCATCATCATAGTAGTTTTCATAATGggtttttcttaatattaagcAGTTTAGTGTAACAAAGCACGATACAGGGACACTTTTTCATCCAAAACTATAAAATGtactataattattttgtagaaATTATTAGTTGTATTAGTGTCCTAAAGTGATTCGTCTTCTAATTTCTTACATGATTTAAACAATTGTGTAATTGgcaattgccaaaaaaaaatcgtcagtGAAAATAACAGACATTCATTTTTTCCattgaagaaaattattaaattattggagTGTGGTAATTTTTATATGTCCTTATCAACATAGTACAAAAACCTACCTACTTGATACAGTAGAAAGACGGTAAAAATAGCAACACACAGAACATTTAAAACACACATACCAGTCAGCTTATTTCAGATCTGTAATAAATACAGGAACGGCgagaaaaaattttcaatttttcaatattgtgcctgaaatatatgtttttagaGCTTGAGcagaactaaaaattaaattttaaattcttaaaggTATCATGCCGAATATAGAATTTACTCACTTTGTAAttgtcaataaataaaatacttacccAGTGGTCGTCCCAAGAATTCATGATAACACATGGCCCTAGTGAACGTGCGGGATTTACACTGGAACCAGTAAATGgtacctaaaaaatataatattaaggtAAAATACGATTAATCTTTTCATTGATGTAACACGGTATTAACTTTTATAAAGTTTTCCTTTAGTATATAAATGATAGTTTTTAGATAGGCCgatatataaaatacatacaaaaatatGGTCACTAGCAATTTAATAAACCGTTTAGTCACTTACCCCGCTAAGATGAACCGCAGCAATAGCTAAGCCAATAGCAAGAGGAATACTGCCCTTAATATCTTTCCTCCTTGGATCGCAAACGGCATGTATTACGAACAGAAGGAGAAATGTGTATACGAACTCAAAGAGTAGTCCAGTTAGTGGAGTAAGGTCTTTAGAAACTGTCGTCATTCCCAGAGACCCAACAAGGTCGCTCGGTAGTAATgcctataatataaaaaaattgttgttctATATAAGCAAAAccactttctaaaataaataaattttatttacttttataaaaatatttattgcatattaaacTTTCAACTTTCATACTCGTCTATCCATTAACCTAAACTCACACACTTATCAGAAATTGCATGATAAGTTAATGTAAagtataatttaacttttagacAAAAAATACAAGACTAAAACAGTTGTGAAGGATGCTCCGATATCCTTAGT from the Anthonomus grandis grandis chromosome 10, icAntGran1.3, whole genome shotgun sequence genome contains:
- the LOC126741743 gene encoding aquaporin AQPAe.a isoform X2, producing MSDLKGSTSQEDIFGLHEFKENKSLWRMLTAEFLGTLILVFIGCAACVNMGANLVSIALTFGLVIATLVQVIGHISGCHINPAVTISLFVTGDINLIRSLLYILVQCIGAIAGAALLHALLPSDLVGSLGMTTVSKDLTPLTGLLFEFVYTFLLLFVIHAVCDPRRKDIKGSIPLAIGLAIAAVHLSGVPFTGSSVNPARSLGPCVIMNSWDDHWIYWVGPILGGILAGIIYKFIFKVRKGENDSYDF
- the LOC126741743 gene encoding aquaporin AQPAe.a isoform X3, giving the protein MGSTSQEDIFGLHEFKENKSLWRMLTAEFLGTLILVFIGCAACVNMGANLVSIALTFGLVIATLVQVIGHISGCHINPAVTISLFVTGDINLIRSLLYILVQCIGAIAGAALLHALLPSDLVGSLGMTTVSKDLTPLTGLLFEFVYTFLLLFVIHAVCDPRRKDIKGSIPLAIGLAIAAVHLSGVPFTGSSVNPARSLGPCVIMNSWDDHWIYWVGPILGGILAGIIYKFIFKVRKGENDSYDF